Proteins from a single region of Megachile rotundata isolate GNS110a chromosome 7, iyMegRotu1, whole genome shotgun sequence:
- the LOC100879209 gene encoding protein dpy-30 homolog isoform X1 has protein sequence MILVTPENTTEERTEPTTPAQPLTNVVSETAHRILAMNKDSDLSGVPPKKSRVEVQSLPTRQYLDQTVVPILLQALSTLAKERPADPISFLAGYLLRNKSQYDNGESPPTSQ, from the exons ATGATTCTTGTGACGCCAGAAAATACGACAGAAGAAAGAACCGAGCCAACAACTCCGGCACAACCCCTCACCAATGTTGTGAGTGAAACAGCGCAC AGGATACTAGCAATGAATAAGGACTCTGACCTGTCTGGTGTACCTCCAAAGAAATCTCGTGTCGAGGTGCAATCTCTACCAACGAGACAATACTTGGATCAAACCGTAGTTCCAATTTTGTTACAAGCGCTGTCAACATTAGCTAAGGAGAGACCCGCTGACCCCATCAGCTTTTTAGCTGGATATTTGTTAAGGAACAAGAGCCAATATGACAATGGTGAATCACCGCCAACTAGTCAATGA
- the LOC100879209 gene encoding protein dpy-30 homolog isoform X2, with protein MASGGENTTEERTEPTTPAQPLTNVVSETAHRILAMNKDSDLSGVPPKKSRVEVQSLPTRQYLDQTVVPILLQALSTLAKERPADPISFLAGYLLRNKSQYDNGESPPTSQ; from the exons ATGGCGTCCGGCGGTG AAAATACGACAGAAGAAAGAACCGAGCCAACAACTCCGGCACAACCCCTCACCAATGTTGTGAGTGAAACAGCGCAC AGGATACTAGCAATGAATAAGGACTCTGACCTGTCTGGTGTACCTCCAAAGAAATCTCGTGTCGAGGTGCAATCTCTACCAACGAGACAATACTTGGATCAAACCGTAGTTCCAATTTTGTTACAAGCGCTGTCAACATTAGCTAAGGAGAGACCCGCTGACCCCATCAGCTTTTTAGCTGGATATTTGTTAAGGAACAAGAGCCAATATGACAATGGTGAATCACCGCCAACTAGTCAATGA